From the genome of Gemmatimonas phototrophica, one region includes:
- a CDS encoding TolC family protein: MSLSARQLPAQDRTAVTERAELLSLRDARTAALRLDPAVRSAKEAVVVAAARERQSAAFPNPSLAYGREQTSRVGQSNAQDIAQIEWPLDVAGQRSARIVAARLRVEVAEARLAGSTQAIDAELVRVYIEAMSAEHRIHLADAALRTAREAQRVGNERVRAGDVAAYVDRRLRLEVGRYAARRAEAAMQARAAREQLALLTGVSADRIAVPTVAPGDTASTAFTSLLATMLNNLALPSSTLAETSDSLVGRALAARADVIGAGREVQAALADARLAARERVPMPALSAGYKGERVQSGASSGVSLYGFVAGFSLPLPLFDRRVGAVAAADATARQTGAEADLVRRRVTREVTEAFTALRGAQAEYALLQPFAGAESRLALRAVQAAYAEGEITLAEWLEAVRAWQETELTLLTLTTNIAQRRVALARAAGVPLFSTLESIR, encoded by the coding sequence TTGAGTCTCAGCGCGCGGCAACTGCCGGCGCAGGATCGTACCGCCGTCACAGAGCGCGCGGAACTGCTGTCATTGCGCGACGCGCGCACGGCGGCGCTTCGTCTCGATCCCGCAGTTCGCTCGGCGAAGGAAGCGGTGGTCGTGGCCGCCGCCCGCGAACGACAGTCGGCGGCGTTTCCCAATCCCAGCCTGGCGTATGGGCGTGAACAAACGTCACGTGTTGGTCAGTCCAATGCACAGGACATTGCCCAGATCGAGTGGCCGTTGGACGTCGCCGGGCAGCGTTCGGCGCGTATCGTAGCTGCGCGACTGCGCGTGGAGGTAGCGGAAGCCCGCCTTGCCGGCAGTACGCAAGCGATCGACGCGGAGTTGGTTCGCGTCTACATCGAGGCAATGAGTGCGGAACATCGGATACACCTTGCCGATGCCGCCTTACGAACGGCCCGCGAGGCCCAGCGCGTGGGGAATGAGCGGGTGCGCGCAGGTGATGTGGCAGCCTACGTGGATCGACGTCTGCGACTGGAGGTGGGGCGGTATGCCGCCCGCCGTGCAGAGGCCGCCATGCAGGCACGTGCTGCTCGTGAGCAGCTGGCGTTGCTCACCGGGGTATCGGCCGACCGTATTGCCGTCCCCACGGTTGCACCAGGTGACACTGCGAGCACAGCCTTTACCTCCTTGCTCGCTACTATGCTCAACAACCTGGCGTTGCCGTCCTCGACGTTGGCCGAAACGAGCGACTCGCTGGTGGGGCGGGCCCTCGCGGCGAGAGCCGACGTTATTGGTGCAGGGCGCGAGGTCCAAGCGGCGCTGGCTGATGCACGGCTCGCTGCGCGCGAACGTGTGCCCATGCCAGCGCTGTCCGCGGGTTACAAGGGTGAGCGTGTACAAAGTGGAGCGAGCAGCGGCGTTTCGCTGTACGGCTTTGTCGCGGGATTTTCGCTGCCGCTGCCGCTGTTCGACCGACGCGTGGGCGCTGTTGCTGCGGCCGATGCAACGGCGCGCCAGACTGGCGCTGAGGCCGATCTTGTACGACGTCGCGTGACGCGTGAGGTGACGGAGGCGTTCACTGCCCTGCGTGGCGCACAAGCAGAGTACGCACTGTTGCAGCCCTTTGCAGGTGCCGAGTCGCGCCTCGCGCTCCGGGCGGTGCAGGCGGCGTATGCGGAAGGCGAAATCACGCTAGCCGAATGGCTTGAGGCCGTGCGTGCCTGGCAGGAAACCGAGCTTACTCTGCTGACCCTCACGACAAATATCGCGCAGCGACGCGTGGCACTCGCTCGCGCGGCAGGCGTGCCTCTCTTCTCCACTCTCGAGTCAATCCGATGA
- a CDS encoding efflux RND transporter periplasmic adaptor subunit, whose product MTGRSFLYFLALFGTTACGTSTPEATEGAADEPAGGAITQWTDSTELFMEHPALIVGAPDKFAVHLTDLTDFTPLRSGRITLTFTPRGGGAPLVVVQEAPRAPGIYGPSPTFTQAGVYDLVIRVESPQARDSLFVPGLTVYANAAAAPRDSGGAESGIAFLKEQAWKTPGFRSAFATAGELAGSFEAPGMIEAAAGRFAQVSAPIAGLIDAAGVVNAPAPGSRVSRGQTLALLSPSIGDAGSAAYAEARARLREAEDEYARATRLLAVEAVPQRRVHEAEIRLAAAREALAGYSGGALTEGGRVAVRSPLTGVIADRRIMPGSRVDAGALLFTVIDPSVVWLRVNVPAAQAANVSRTSGMEFRVEGSDRIYQARRMVSLGSVIDSVSRSVPLLLEVANADASLKIGAAARVFVQTGQREAGVVIPASAVLDEDGRSIAYVQTEGESFERRVLDLGARQGERVSVRSGILAGERVVTGAAYQVRLASLSTAVPAHGHEH is encoded by the coding sequence ATGACCGGCCGCTCTTTTCTCTATTTCCTGGCGCTCTTCGGCACTACTGCCTGTGGAACATCGACACCAGAGGCTACCGAGGGCGCGGCAGATGAACCGGCCGGTGGCGCCATTACCCAGTGGACCGACAGCACCGAACTGTTCATGGAGCATCCGGCGCTGATCGTGGGCGCGCCCGACAAGTTTGCGGTGCATCTCACCGATCTCACGGATTTCACACCGCTTCGTTCGGGACGCATCACGCTGACCTTCACGCCGCGCGGCGGTGGCGCGCCGCTGGTGGTGGTGCAGGAGGCTCCACGTGCCCCCGGCATCTATGGCCCGAGCCCCACGTTCACGCAGGCAGGGGTCTACGATCTCGTCATTCGCGTGGAGAGCCCGCAGGCACGCGACAGCCTGTTCGTTCCCGGGCTCACGGTGTACGCGAACGCCGCTGCGGCGCCGCGAGATTCGGGCGGTGCGGAGAGCGGGATCGCGTTCCTGAAAGAACAGGCGTGGAAAACGCCGGGCTTTCGTTCGGCATTTGCCACTGCGGGAGAACTGGCAGGGAGCTTCGAGGCGCCCGGTATGATCGAGGCGGCCGCCGGTCGCTTTGCGCAGGTGAGTGCGCCCATTGCCGGGCTGATCGATGCAGCCGGTGTCGTCAACGCGCCGGCGCCAGGCAGCCGCGTGTCGCGTGGACAAACGCTTGCGCTGTTGTCCCCCTCGATCGGCGATGCGGGGAGCGCGGCCTACGCAGAGGCCCGCGCCCGGTTGCGTGAGGCGGAAGACGAGTATGCGCGCGCCACTCGTCTGCTCGCGGTGGAAGCCGTACCGCAGCGACGGGTACACGAAGCCGAGATTCGTCTGGCTGCGGCGCGCGAGGCGCTGGCGGGATACAGTGGGGGAGCACTCACAGAGGGCGGTCGGGTCGCGGTGCGTTCGCCGTTGACCGGCGTTATCGCTGACCGTCGCATCATGCCCGGTAGTCGCGTCGACGCAGGAGCATTGTTGTTTACCGTGATCGATCCGTCGGTGGTGTGGCTGCGTGTGAACGTTCCGGCGGCGCAGGCAGCAAACGTATCGCGTACATCGGGTATGGAGTTCCGTGTGGAGGGGTCGGACCGTATCTACCAGGCCCGCCGAATGGTATCACTCGGCAGTGTCATCGATTCCGTCTCTCGCTCCGTGCCGCTGCTGCTGGAAGTGGCCAATGCAGATGCCTCCCTCAAGATTGGCGCTGCTGCGCGCGTGTTTGTGCAGACGGGACAACGAGAGGCCGGTGTCGTCATACCTGCCTCGGCGGTACTCGACGAAGACGGCCGATCCATCGCGTATGTGCAGACCGAAGGAGAAAGCTTCGAGAGACGGGTGCTCGACCTTGGTGCGCGTCAAGGAGAGCGCGTGTCGGTGCGCAGCGGTATTCTCGCCGGAGAGCGCGTGGTGACGGGAGCGGCGTATCAGGTGCGACTGGCGTCGCTGTCTACGGCCGTGCCAGCGCACGGTCACGAACATTGA
- a CDS encoding HupE/UreJ family protein — protein sequence MMKSWSARWALLLTGALMIVLPSVLLAHGVSVGDKGYIQETFGVRLVPFLYLGAKHMVTGYDHILFLCGVIFYLYRLRDIATYVTLFAVGHSSTLILGVLTKISVSPFLIDAIIGFSVAYKALDNVGAFQKWFGVQPNPRVATLVFGLFHGFGLATKLLDFEMDPDGLVQNLLAFNVGVEVGQMLALMVVLIAMSYWRRSASFLRSGFTANMLLLVAGLLLVGYQLTGFFTAQT from the coding sequence ATGATGAAATCATGGTCGGCGCGATGGGCGCTGCTGTTGACCGGCGCACTGATGATCGTGCTGCCGAGTGTCTTGCTGGCTCACGGCGTCTCGGTTGGCGATAAGGGCTACATCCAGGAGACGTTCGGTGTACGGCTGGTGCCGTTTCTCTACCTCGGCGCCAAGCACATGGTCACAGGCTACGATCACATTCTGTTTCTCTGTGGCGTCATCTTCTATCTCTACCGCCTGCGGGACATCGCGACCTATGTCACCCTCTTCGCGGTGGGGCATTCGAGTACACTCATACTCGGGGTCCTCACGAAGATCAGCGTGAGCCCATTCCTGATCGATGCCATCATTGGCTTTTCGGTCGCCTACAAGGCGTTGGACAATGTAGGCGCTTTTCAGAAGTGGTTTGGCGTTCAGCCCAATCCGCGCGTGGCCACCCTGGTGTTCGGCCTGTTCCACGGATTCGGGCTCGCGACGAAACTGCTCGATTTCGAGATGGATCCTGATGGCCTTGTTCAGAACCTGCTGGCCTTCAACGTGGGCGTCGAAGTGGGGCAGATGCTCGCTCTCATGGTGGTGCTGATTGCCATGAGCTATTGGCGTCGCTCGGCGTCGTTTCTTCGCAGTGGTTTCACGGCCAACATGCTGTTGCTGGTGGCCGGCCTCCTGCTCGTGGGGTATCAGCTCACGGGCTTCTTTACCGCCCAAACCTAG
- a CDS encoding efflux RND transporter permease subunit, with translation MLNRLIAWALANRVIVLAVSGVMLVAGAWTAWQMPVDVFPDLTAPTVTVLTEAHGMAPEEVEALVSFPIETSVNGATGVRRVRSSTAQGISVVWVEFDWGTDIFRARQIVAEKLQTVAAALPAGISAPVLAPVSSVMGEILMIGLTGSQSPTELRTVADWTIRRRLLAVPGVAQVIPIGGAVKQYQVLADPARMMRAGVSLEQVVRAARGSNANASGGVYMDRGQEYVIRGIGRVQSVADIASTVVAVRGGTPVTLGQVADVTVGVAPKFGDGSVNAQPGVVLAVQKQPGANTLELTARIERELAALQTTLPAGMKVHTELFRQAGFIRVAVDNVVKALRDGAVLVVIVLFLFLWNARATAISVVAIPLSLVVAIFAMKLLGISINTMTLGGMAIAIGALVDDAIIDVENVFRRLKENHHRPPTEQRPALRVVYDASKEIRASIVNATLIIIVVFLPLFFLGGVEGRLLRPLGFAYVVSILASLLVAVTVTPVLCAYLLPNSRAVQREEESGVVIWLKARYARVLVAVLAHPRRVLGGALGTFALSLAAVPLLGSAFLPEFNEGALTVSVVTVPGTSLEESSAIGQRVEQMLKAKPAVINTDRRQGRAELDEHAQGVNAAEIDVTLRDGADKEQLFEELRDEFTAIPGTNVTIGQPIGHRIDHMLSGTRANIAVKLFGPDLYQLRQIGTQIRDVMANVPGVADLQLEQQSDVPQLRIKADRAALARYGMSVGQLAEAIDVALNGETVSQVLEEGRSVDLVVRYPEAYRLNAEAIAAVSFDTPTGQHVPLSQLATVTVDRGPNTISRENVQRKIVVQANVAGRDLGSTVADIERAVNAGVSLPRGYFVEYGGQFEAQAEATRTLAVLSLLSVTAIFLLLFAEFGSARTAGLVMANLPLALIGGVVAVLLTGRVVSIASLVGFVTLFGIATRNGILLVAHYQHLLAEGVPFAEAVRRGSLERLSPILMTALTAGLALIPLAFGGGEPGNELQTPMAIVILGGLISATVLNMIVLPALYWLYGSRQVRAAEAVS, from the coding sequence ATGTTGAATCGCCTGATTGCCTGGGCGCTGGCCAACCGCGTCATCGTGTTGGCCGTCTCGGGCGTGATGCTCGTTGCTGGTGCATGGACGGCATGGCAGATGCCCGTGGACGTCTTTCCCGACCTCACGGCGCCCACCGTTACGGTGCTCACCGAAGCCCATGGGATGGCACCGGAGGAGGTGGAGGCGCTCGTGTCCTTCCCCATCGAGACCTCGGTAAATGGAGCGACCGGTGTGCGACGCGTGAGGTCGTCCACCGCGCAAGGCATTTCGGTGGTGTGGGTGGAGTTCGATTGGGGCACGGACATCTTCCGCGCCCGTCAGATCGTGGCCGAGAAGCTGCAGACCGTCGCGGCGGCCCTACCTGCGGGCATTTCCGCGCCGGTGCTGGCGCCGGTGTCCAGCGTGATGGGGGAAATCCTCATGATTGGCCTTACCGGCAGCCAGTCGCCAACGGAGCTGCGTACGGTAGCCGATTGGACCATACGCCGTCGCCTGCTGGCAGTGCCGGGGGTGGCGCAGGTCATTCCCATTGGCGGCGCGGTGAAACAGTATCAGGTGTTGGCTGATCCGGCGCGCATGATGCGGGCCGGTGTGTCGCTCGAGCAGGTGGTACGCGCGGCGCGTGGCTCAAATGCCAACGCATCGGGTGGCGTGTACATGGATCGCGGACAGGAATACGTGATTCGCGGAATTGGGCGCGTGCAATCGGTCGCGGATATTGCCAGTACCGTGGTGGCGGTGCGCGGGGGCACGCCGGTTACGCTGGGGCAGGTGGCCGATGTGACCGTTGGTGTCGCCCCCAAGTTTGGCGACGGCAGCGTGAACGCGCAGCCGGGCGTGGTGCTGGCCGTACAGAAGCAGCCGGGGGCAAACACGCTGGAGCTCACCGCACGCATTGAGCGCGAGCTTGCCGCCCTGCAGACCACGCTGCCCGCCGGCATGAAGGTGCATACGGAGCTGTTCCGCCAGGCCGGCTTCATCCGGGTGGCGGTGGACAATGTGGTGAAGGCCCTTCGCGACGGGGCGGTGCTTGTAGTGATCGTGCTCTTCCTTTTTCTCTGGAACGCACGGGCCACGGCGATCTCCGTGGTCGCTATCCCACTGTCGCTCGTGGTAGCCATCTTCGCCATGAAGCTGCTCGGCATCAGCATCAACACCATGACACTCGGCGGCATGGCTATCGCCATCGGCGCGCTGGTGGACGATGCCATCATTGACGTGGAAAACGTCTTCCGCCGCCTCAAGGAGAATCATCACCGGCCTCCCACGGAGCAGCGCCCAGCACTGCGCGTTGTGTACGACGCGTCGAAGGAGATTCGCGCGAGCATCGTGAACGCCACGCTCATCATCATCGTGGTGTTCCTCCCGCTCTTCTTCCTTGGCGGGGTCGAAGGACGATTGCTGCGTCCCCTTGGCTTTGCCTATGTCGTCTCCATTCTTGCCTCGTTGCTCGTCGCCGTGACCGTGACGCCGGTGCTGTGCGCCTACCTGCTGCCGAACTCGAGAGCGGTGCAGCGCGAGGAGGAGAGTGGGGTGGTCATCTGGCTCAAGGCGCGGTACGCCCGCGTATTGGTGGCCGTGCTCGCGCACCCCAGGCGCGTTCTCGGTGGAGCCCTCGGGACGTTTGCGTTGAGCCTCGCGGCGGTTCCGCTGTTGGGATCGGCCTTTCTGCCGGAGTTCAACGAGGGCGCGCTGACTGTGTCGGTCGTGACGGTCCCCGGGACCTCGCTCGAGGAGTCAAGCGCCATCGGACAGCGTGTGGAGCAGATGCTCAAAGCAAAGCCGGCGGTCATCAACACCGACCGCCGCCAGGGGCGCGCCGAGCTTGACGAACATGCTCAGGGTGTGAACGCCGCCGAAATTGACGTGACGTTGCGTGACGGCGCCGACAAGGAACAGCTGTTTGAGGAACTCCGTGACGAGTTCACGGCCATCCCGGGCACCAACGTCACGATCGGTCAACCCATCGGTCACCGCATCGACCACATGCTGTCCGGCACGCGGGCAAACATCGCCGTCAAGCTGTTCGGGCCCGATCTCTATCAGCTCCGACAGATCGGCACGCAGATCCGTGATGTAATGGCCAATGTTCCCGGTGTGGCCGATCTCCAGCTTGAGCAGCAGTCGGACGTCCCACAGCTTCGCATCAAGGCCGACCGGGCGGCACTCGCGCGCTACGGCATGAGCGTGGGGCAACTTGCTGAGGCCATCGATGTGGCGCTCAATGGGGAAACGGTCTCGCAGGTGCTGGAGGAAGGGCGCAGTGTGGACCTCGTCGTTCGTTACCCTGAGGCGTACCGATTGAATGCCGAGGCAATCGCCGCAGTGTCCTTCGATACGCCAACCGGGCAGCACGTTCCCCTGTCGCAGCTCGCGACGGTGACCGTGGATCGCGGGCCGAACACCATCTCGCGCGAGAACGTGCAACGCAAGATTGTGGTGCAGGCGAACGTGGCGGGTCGTGATCTCGGCAGCACCGTTGCCGATATCGAGCGTGCCGTAAACGCGGGTGTATCCCTTCCGCGCGGGTACTTCGTGGAGTACGGGGGGCAGTTCGAGGCGCAGGCCGAGGCCACGCGCACGCTGGCGGTCTTGTCACTGCTCTCCGTTACCGCCATTTTCCTGCTCCTCTTCGCCGAGTTTGGCTCGGCGCGCACCGCCGGGTTGGTCATGGCCAACCTGCCGCTTGCTCTCATTGGCGGTGTGGTCGCAGTCCTACTCACCGGGCGCGTGGTCAGCATTGCTTCACTTGTGGGCTTCGTGACGCTCTTCGGCATCGCCACGCGCAATGGCATCCTGCTGGTGGCGCACTACCAGCACTTGCTCGCCGAAGGTGTGCCGTTCGCCGAAGCGGTTCGCCGTGGCTCACTCGAGCGGCTCTCGCCGATTCTCATGACGGCGCTGACGGCAGGGCTCGCACTTATCCCGCTGGCATTCGGTGGGGGCGAGCCCGGCAACGAACTGCAGACCCCCATGGCCATCGTGATTCTTGGCGGACTGATCTCCGCAACGGTGCTCAACATGATCGTGCTCCCCGCGTTGTACTGGTTGTACGGATCACGGCAAGTCCGGGCGGCAGAGGCGGTGTCATGA